One region of Wyeomyia smithii strain HCP4-BCI-WySm-NY-G18 chromosome 3, ASM2978416v1, whole genome shotgun sequence genomic DNA includes:
- the LOC129731823 gene encoding translation factor GUF1 homolog, mitochondrial isoform X1 has protein sequence MFKMISVFRVIGKVHSSVSFRRLPARFLSVSSTLQSEDIIYDQIAVDRIRNFSIIAHVDHGKSTLADRLLELTGTISAQAGNKQVLDSLQVEKERGITVKAQTASLIYKHKGQQFLLNLIDTPGHVDFSNEVSRSLAACDGVVLLVDANEGVQAQTVANYHLARSKKLVIVPVLNKIDLKNARPEAVAQELFTLFEIDPDEVLKISAKHGTGCEEVLKAIIERLPAPDANRNADFRALIFDSWFDRYRGALNLIYVKDGMVSVGQEIASCHTGKSYEVKSLALLQPDEKPLQRLVAGQVGLLGCNMRTSKESNIGDTLYLKKNKTCIPLPGFKPQQPMVFAGVYPGDQSQHPYLKSAIEKLVLNDSAVTVNPDSSPALGQGWRLGFLGLLHLDVFSQRLQQEYDADPILTAPSVTYKIHLKGVKIIAAHGGNEIIYVSNPALFPDKFQVEEYYEPFVLGTIIAPTECTGPIIGLCVERRAIQKTSINIDNDRIMTTYLMPLNEIVVDFHDQLKSISSGYASFDYEDHGYVASALVRMDVLLNGTMVDELCTVVHISKAHSHARELVLKLKELIPRQMVQIAIQAVVGGKVVARETLKAYRKDVTAKLYGGDVTRRMKLLKQQSEGKKKMRAIANINVPKDTFINVLKR, from the exons aTGTTCAAAATGATATCCGTTTTTCGGGTCATCGGAAAAGTTCATTCGTCTGTCAG tttcagaAGGTTACCGGCCCGCTTTCTGAGCGTATCCTCCACATTACAATCAGAGGACATCATCTACGATCAGATTGCGGTTGATCGGATTCGAAACTTCAGCATCATCGCTCACGTGGATCACGGTAAAAGTACCCTCGCGGATCGACTGCTAGAGTTGACGGGAACGATAAGCGCCCAAGCTGGCAATAAGCAAGTGCTGGATAGTCTGCAGGTCGAAAAAGAACGCGGTATTACGGTGAAAGCCCAAACGGCTTCTCTAATCTACAAGCACAAGGGTCAGCAGTTCCTGCTGAACCTCATCGATACACCGGGCCATGTGGATTTCTCAAATGAGGTTTCACGTTCGCTGGCCGCATGTGACGGAGTGGTGCTGCTGGTGGACGCTAACGAGGGAGTGCAAGCACAAACGGTAGCAAACTATCACTTGGCGCGCTCGAAAAAGTTGGTTATCGTTCCGGTGTTGAATaaaattgacttgaaaaatGCACGCCCGGAGGCAGTCGCTCAGGAATTGTTCACACTGTTCGAAATTGACCCGGATGAGGTGCTCAAAATATCCGCAAAGCATGGAACGGGTTGCGAGGAGGTGTTAAAAGCTATAATCGAAAGATTACCGGCACCTGATGCCAATCGAAATGCGGATTTTCGAGCTTTGATATTCGATAGTTGGTTCGATCGGTACCGCGGGGCTTTGAATCTTATCTATGTGAAAGATGGGATGGTGTCTGTCGGTCAGGAGATTGCTTCTTGCCATACGGGGAAATCGTATGAGGTGAAGAGCTTAGCTCTTCTGCAACCAGATGAAAAACCGCTTCAGCGGTTAGTTGCTGGTCAAGTTGGATTGTTGGGGTGTAATATGAGAACTAGTAAGGAATCCAACATAGGCGACACACTTTATCTGAAGAAGAACAAAACGTGCATTCCGTTGCCTGGATTTAAACCGCAACAGCCGATGGTGTTTGCTGGTGTTTATCCCGGAGACCAATCGCAGCATCCGTACTTGAAGAGTGCCATCGAGAAATTGGTGCTGAATGATTCAGCGGTTACGGTTAATCCCGATTCTAGTCCAGCATTAGGTCAAGGCTGGCGGCTGGGATTTTTGGGACTGTTACATTTGGACGTTTTCAGTCAAAGACTGCAGCAGGAGTACGATGCGGATCCTATTTTGACGGCTCCCTCAGTGACGTACAAAATTCATCTCAAAGGAGTCAAAATTATAGCAGCCCATGGAGGGAACGAGATTATCTACGTCAGCAATCCGGCTCTTTTTCCGGACAAGTTTCAGGTGGAAGAATATTACGAACCATTTGTGCTTGGTACTATAATTGCACCGACAGAGTGCACTGGACCTATTATTGGGCTGTGCGTGGAGAGGCGTGCCATCCAGAAAACGTCGATTAATATTGACAACGATAGGATTATGACGACCTATTTGATGCCGTTGAATGAAATTGTGGTGGACTTTCATGACCAGCTTAAATCGATTAGTTCCGGATATGCGAGTTTCGATTATGAGGACCACGGGTATGTGGCAAGTGCTTTAGTCAGGATGGACGTTTTACTCAACGGTACGATGGTGGACGAACTGTGCACGGTGGTACACATTAGCAAAGCTCATTCACATGCTCGGGAGCTGGTGCTCAAGTTAAAGGAGCTAATCCCCAGGCAGATGGTGCAGATTGCTATTCAAGCGGTGGTAGGAGGAAAGGTGGTAGCCCGTGAAACGCTGAAAGCGTATCGTAAGGATGTTACAGCTAAGTTG TATGGTGGTGACGTTACCAGGCGAATGAAGCTGCTCAAGCAACAGAGCGagggaaagaaaaaaatgcGAGCCATTGCGAACATCAACGTGCCGAAAGATACGTTCATCAACGTTCTTAAGCGATAG
- the LOC129731823 gene encoding translation factor GUF1 homolog, mitochondrial isoform X3, with translation MFKMISVFRVIGKVHSSVRLPARFLSVSSTLQSEDIIYDQIAVDRIRNFSIIAHVDHGKSTLADRLLELTGTISAQAGNKQVLDSLQVEKERGITVKAQTASLIYKHKGQQFLLNLIDTPGHVDFSNEVSRSLAACDGVVLLVDANEGVQAQTVANYHLARSKKLVIVPVLNKIDLKNARPEAVAQELFTLFEIDPDEVLKISAKHGTGCEEVLKAIIERLPAPDANRNADFRALIFDSWFDRYRGALNLIYVKDGMVSVGQEIASCHTGKSYEVKSLALLQPDEKPLQRLVAGQVGLLGCNMRTSKESNIGDTLYLKKNKTCIPLPGFKPQQPMVFAGVYPGDQSQHPYLKSAIEKLVLNDSAVTVNPDSSPALGQGWRLGFLGLLHLDVFSQRLQQEYDADPILTAPSVTYKIHLKGVKIIAAHGGNEIIYVSNPALFPDKFQVEEYYEPFVLGTIIAPTECTGPIIGLCVERRAIQKTSINIDNDRIMTTYLMPLNEIVVDFHDQLKSISSGYASFDYEDHGYVASALVRMDVLLNGTMVDELCTVVHISKAHSHARELVLKLKELIPRQMVQIAIQAVVGGKVVARETLKAYRKDVTAKLYGGDVTRRMKLLKQQSEGKKKMRAIANINVPKDTFINVLKR, from the exons aTGTTCAAAATGATATCCGTTTTTCGGGTCATCGGAAAAGTTCATTCGTCTGTCAG GTTACCGGCCCGCTTTCTGAGCGTATCCTCCACATTACAATCAGAGGACATCATCTACGATCAGATTGCGGTTGATCGGATTCGAAACTTCAGCATCATCGCTCACGTGGATCACGGTAAAAGTACCCTCGCGGATCGACTGCTAGAGTTGACGGGAACGATAAGCGCCCAAGCTGGCAATAAGCAAGTGCTGGATAGTCTGCAGGTCGAAAAAGAACGCGGTATTACGGTGAAAGCCCAAACGGCTTCTCTAATCTACAAGCACAAGGGTCAGCAGTTCCTGCTGAACCTCATCGATACACCGGGCCATGTGGATTTCTCAAATGAGGTTTCACGTTCGCTGGCCGCATGTGACGGAGTGGTGCTGCTGGTGGACGCTAACGAGGGAGTGCAAGCACAAACGGTAGCAAACTATCACTTGGCGCGCTCGAAAAAGTTGGTTATCGTTCCGGTGTTGAATaaaattgacttgaaaaatGCACGCCCGGAGGCAGTCGCTCAGGAATTGTTCACACTGTTCGAAATTGACCCGGATGAGGTGCTCAAAATATCCGCAAAGCATGGAACGGGTTGCGAGGAGGTGTTAAAAGCTATAATCGAAAGATTACCGGCACCTGATGCCAATCGAAATGCGGATTTTCGAGCTTTGATATTCGATAGTTGGTTCGATCGGTACCGCGGGGCTTTGAATCTTATCTATGTGAAAGATGGGATGGTGTCTGTCGGTCAGGAGATTGCTTCTTGCCATACGGGGAAATCGTATGAGGTGAAGAGCTTAGCTCTTCTGCAACCAGATGAAAAACCGCTTCAGCGGTTAGTTGCTGGTCAAGTTGGATTGTTGGGGTGTAATATGAGAACTAGTAAGGAATCCAACATAGGCGACACACTTTATCTGAAGAAGAACAAAACGTGCATTCCGTTGCCTGGATTTAAACCGCAACAGCCGATGGTGTTTGCTGGTGTTTATCCCGGAGACCAATCGCAGCATCCGTACTTGAAGAGTGCCATCGAGAAATTGGTGCTGAATGATTCAGCGGTTACGGTTAATCCCGATTCTAGTCCAGCATTAGGTCAAGGCTGGCGGCTGGGATTTTTGGGACTGTTACATTTGGACGTTTTCAGTCAAAGACTGCAGCAGGAGTACGATGCGGATCCTATTTTGACGGCTCCCTCAGTGACGTACAAAATTCATCTCAAAGGAGTCAAAATTATAGCAGCCCATGGAGGGAACGAGATTATCTACGTCAGCAATCCGGCTCTTTTTCCGGACAAGTTTCAGGTGGAAGAATATTACGAACCATTTGTGCTTGGTACTATAATTGCACCGACAGAGTGCACTGGACCTATTATTGGGCTGTGCGTGGAGAGGCGTGCCATCCAGAAAACGTCGATTAATATTGACAACGATAGGATTATGACGACCTATTTGATGCCGTTGAATGAAATTGTGGTGGACTTTCATGACCAGCTTAAATCGATTAGTTCCGGATATGCGAGTTTCGATTATGAGGACCACGGGTATGTGGCAAGTGCTTTAGTCAGGATGGACGTTTTACTCAACGGTACGATGGTGGACGAACTGTGCACGGTGGTACACATTAGCAAAGCTCATTCACATGCTCGGGAGCTGGTGCTCAAGTTAAAGGAGCTAATCCCCAGGCAGATGGTGCAGATTGCTATTCAAGCGGTGGTAGGAGGAAAGGTGGTAGCCCGTGAAACGCTGAAAGCGTATCGTAAGGATGTTACAGCTAAGTTG TATGGTGGTGACGTTACCAGGCGAATGAAGCTGCTCAAGCAACAGAGCGagggaaagaaaaaaatgcGAGCCATTGCGAACATCAACGTGCCGAAAGATACGTTCATCAACGTTCTTAAGCGATAG
- the LOC129731823 gene encoding translation factor GUF1 homolog, mitochondrial isoform X2: MFKMISVFRVIGKVHSSVRRLPARFLSVSSTLQSEDIIYDQIAVDRIRNFSIIAHVDHGKSTLADRLLELTGTISAQAGNKQVLDSLQVEKERGITVKAQTASLIYKHKGQQFLLNLIDTPGHVDFSNEVSRSLAACDGVVLLVDANEGVQAQTVANYHLARSKKLVIVPVLNKIDLKNARPEAVAQELFTLFEIDPDEVLKISAKHGTGCEEVLKAIIERLPAPDANRNADFRALIFDSWFDRYRGALNLIYVKDGMVSVGQEIASCHTGKSYEVKSLALLQPDEKPLQRLVAGQVGLLGCNMRTSKESNIGDTLYLKKNKTCIPLPGFKPQQPMVFAGVYPGDQSQHPYLKSAIEKLVLNDSAVTVNPDSSPALGQGWRLGFLGLLHLDVFSQRLQQEYDADPILTAPSVTYKIHLKGVKIIAAHGGNEIIYVSNPALFPDKFQVEEYYEPFVLGTIIAPTECTGPIIGLCVERRAIQKTSINIDNDRIMTTYLMPLNEIVVDFHDQLKSISSGYASFDYEDHGYVASALVRMDVLLNGTMVDELCTVVHISKAHSHARELVLKLKELIPRQMVQIAIQAVVGGKVVARETLKAYRKDVTAKLYGGDVTRRMKLLKQQSEGKKKMRAIANINVPKDTFINVLKR, encoded by the exons aTGTTCAAAATGATATCCGTTTTTCGGGTCATCGGAAAAGTTCATTCGTCTGTCAG aAGGTTACCGGCCCGCTTTCTGAGCGTATCCTCCACATTACAATCAGAGGACATCATCTACGATCAGATTGCGGTTGATCGGATTCGAAACTTCAGCATCATCGCTCACGTGGATCACGGTAAAAGTACCCTCGCGGATCGACTGCTAGAGTTGACGGGAACGATAAGCGCCCAAGCTGGCAATAAGCAAGTGCTGGATAGTCTGCAGGTCGAAAAAGAACGCGGTATTACGGTGAAAGCCCAAACGGCTTCTCTAATCTACAAGCACAAGGGTCAGCAGTTCCTGCTGAACCTCATCGATACACCGGGCCATGTGGATTTCTCAAATGAGGTTTCACGTTCGCTGGCCGCATGTGACGGAGTGGTGCTGCTGGTGGACGCTAACGAGGGAGTGCAAGCACAAACGGTAGCAAACTATCACTTGGCGCGCTCGAAAAAGTTGGTTATCGTTCCGGTGTTGAATaaaattgacttgaaaaatGCACGCCCGGAGGCAGTCGCTCAGGAATTGTTCACACTGTTCGAAATTGACCCGGATGAGGTGCTCAAAATATCCGCAAAGCATGGAACGGGTTGCGAGGAGGTGTTAAAAGCTATAATCGAAAGATTACCGGCACCTGATGCCAATCGAAATGCGGATTTTCGAGCTTTGATATTCGATAGTTGGTTCGATCGGTACCGCGGGGCTTTGAATCTTATCTATGTGAAAGATGGGATGGTGTCTGTCGGTCAGGAGATTGCTTCTTGCCATACGGGGAAATCGTATGAGGTGAAGAGCTTAGCTCTTCTGCAACCAGATGAAAAACCGCTTCAGCGGTTAGTTGCTGGTCAAGTTGGATTGTTGGGGTGTAATATGAGAACTAGTAAGGAATCCAACATAGGCGACACACTTTATCTGAAGAAGAACAAAACGTGCATTCCGTTGCCTGGATTTAAACCGCAACAGCCGATGGTGTTTGCTGGTGTTTATCCCGGAGACCAATCGCAGCATCCGTACTTGAAGAGTGCCATCGAGAAATTGGTGCTGAATGATTCAGCGGTTACGGTTAATCCCGATTCTAGTCCAGCATTAGGTCAAGGCTGGCGGCTGGGATTTTTGGGACTGTTACATTTGGACGTTTTCAGTCAAAGACTGCAGCAGGAGTACGATGCGGATCCTATTTTGACGGCTCCCTCAGTGACGTACAAAATTCATCTCAAAGGAGTCAAAATTATAGCAGCCCATGGAGGGAACGAGATTATCTACGTCAGCAATCCGGCTCTTTTTCCGGACAAGTTTCAGGTGGAAGAATATTACGAACCATTTGTGCTTGGTACTATAATTGCACCGACAGAGTGCACTGGACCTATTATTGGGCTGTGCGTGGAGAGGCGTGCCATCCAGAAAACGTCGATTAATATTGACAACGATAGGATTATGACGACCTATTTGATGCCGTTGAATGAAATTGTGGTGGACTTTCATGACCAGCTTAAATCGATTAGTTCCGGATATGCGAGTTTCGATTATGAGGACCACGGGTATGTGGCAAGTGCTTTAGTCAGGATGGACGTTTTACTCAACGGTACGATGGTGGACGAACTGTGCACGGTGGTACACATTAGCAAAGCTCATTCACATGCTCGGGAGCTGGTGCTCAAGTTAAAGGAGCTAATCCCCAGGCAGATGGTGCAGATTGCTATTCAAGCGGTGGTAGGAGGAAAGGTGGTAGCCCGTGAAACGCTGAAAGCGTATCGTAAGGATGTTACAGCTAAGTTG TATGGTGGTGACGTTACCAGGCGAATGAAGCTGCTCAAGCAACAGAGCGagggaaagaaaaaaatgcGAGCCATTGCGAACATCAACGTGCCGAAAGATACGTTCATCAACGTTCTTAAGCGATAG